Genomic DNA from Telopea speciosissima isolate NSW1024214 ecotype Mountain lineage chromosome 2, Tspe_v1, whole genome shotgun sequence:
TCCTCTTGCAACACAAGCGATGCATGCTTTGAAACAGCCCCTCCACAAGAGCATGCCAAGATTAGAAACAAGGTTTTACATCTCCGTTTATGAAGAAATGGAGACAAGGAATGAGACTCTATTGAAGCTTGCAAAGTTGGATTTCAGTTCACTGCAGTCAATTCACCGGCAGGAGCTAAGCCAACTCTCAAGGTGggtttattcttttttctttttttttttgttttttggtggtTTGATACATGTATATTTCTATGCATAAATTTATTATGAGCAACACTCATGTTGATATACCCTGTTAATTAATGCGCACAAATGGTGAAAAGAATTGGAATTTGCAACTAAGCTCCCTTATGCGAGAGACCAACTTGTGGAATGATATTTTTGGATAGTGGGGGTGTATTTTGAGCCACATTACTCTCTTGCTAGAATGATCTTAACCAAAGTTATTTCCTTTACTTCAATCTTAGATGATACCTACGATGTTTATGATACATTTGAAGAACTCCAGCTCTTCATAGATGCAATTGAAAGGTTCGATCgatgatatatacatatgtcTTTAGTTGTCTATGTAATATGTATATTGTTCACTTTGCTGATTTAATTAAAGCGAACTACTGCTTCATTCATTCATGCTTTGAATGGAATGCACATCAAAATTTTCAGGTGGGACATAATAAGCGGCATGGATCAACTTCCCGAATACTACATGAAAGTGCTTTATTCTGCTCTCCTAGATGTTTACAATGAAATTGAGCAAGATTTGAGAAAGGAATATGGACAATCTTATCGACTTAATTATGCAATCAAAGCAGTAAGTACTGTGTCAACCATATTAACAATTTTGTTTCTAGCAATTTGATTAACCTGTTGATTTCATAGATTCTAGCTAGTAACTTCTAAAATGTTAACAAAACCTAATTAATTATAATcatgtttgtttggtttttatatTCCAAATGAAGAAACAGGTCAGCGCCTACTTCATAGAAGCCAAATGGTTTAATGACGGATACATTCCAACATTCGAAGAGTATATGGGAATTGCAATGACCTCCAGTGGTTACCCTACGCTTACAGTTACATCCTTCGTCCTAATTGGCGGTATGGCAGATATTAATGTGACAAAGGAGGCATTAGACTGGGTTATTGATGATCCTAAACTTGTTAGGGCTTCGGCCTTAATAAGCTGGCTTATGGATGATATTGTGTCCCATAAGGTAAATAATTAAACACTACCACACACTGCATGGCACGGTTTTAGCTAGTATACATTATTGACACCACATTGGTATAAAAAATAAGGATGTCAAtttagaatcaaaatcaaaactagcCATTTAAAACCGAATCAAAGTAAATTAGTTCGGTTCtggtttaaaaaattgaaatctttTCTCAATTTGATTCGGTTTCATGACTAAAACTTTTGAACCAGAATTACCTATTCTAACTGAACAAGGAACCTGTTAATATTTCAATCAATGTGGAAGAgaaattctattcctttttaatgttttgAAAAAGTTTGGTGGATTATGACCTTAACAAataaggatttttttattggtaaagATGTAAAAAGTTAGTCAAAcaccttttttttgttaaaggtcaacaaaaattgaattaaaataaaaaagaggttATAGGAAAAAGAGACCAGGCATACCCAATCGGATACAAGCACAACTAGAGGACAGAGGCCTCACTCAAGACACTCAACCCAAGCCAAACTAACTAGCAAAATCTGAGTTTCTGCCGCCCTAGTGCATCATCTAACAACTGGCCATctaaagaagagaggaggactGAGTCCCAAAAAGCTATACAAACACCTAAAACAGGACCTAAACCAAATAAAGAACTGATTACGAAACCGAAAGtttgctttttgttttgaaaatctGTTCCTATTCTTAGTTTGGGTTTCTATCTTTTGCATCTTgaaccgaaccaattgacaccgTTAAGCAGACGTCCACTTTTTAACCTAAAATCTAGTGTTCATAACCATTTCACCAATTTTGTATCGGTCTAGTATCAATAGATACGTTGCCGTTAATAACTAAAACCGTATTGCATGGCGCATAAATACATATCTAATGCATGGGCATGCACAAAAAATCTAGCACTTTCTTAACCAGATGTTGTTCTAATGTTATTTGAAGATGgagcaagagagagaacatGTACGTTCGAGTGTTGAGTGTTACATGAAACAACATGGTGTCACCGAGCAAGAGGCATGTGATGAGTTTAAAAGAAGAGTAGAGAATGCATGGAAAGATATAAATGAAGGGTGCATCAAACCGACTATTATCCCAATGTCATTTCTGATGCGGATTCTCAATCTTACGCGTATGATGGATGTCATATATAAGCATGGAGATGGATTCACTAATGCCTCACAAGTTCTGAAAGACTACATCACCTTGTTGTTCATTGATCCAATTTGATTGATCATTATTGTCTCGATTACTTAGATAATATATATTTGTTAAgggtaaataaaaaacaaccctcccccccccccccccccattatgCATTTAGATAAAATTCTAATGTTTGATTGCTAAAATTCACTGAGGATGTCAACCTTGTCTTCTCTCCCCTTGACCTCCTAGAGAGACCGCATGGGCTAAATTAACAACACTTCCCGACTGTTTCTTAATTACAAATGAACTGTAGCGTTTAATAAAATAGTTTATATCAAACAGCGCATGAAATCATTCCTATGTCCATGTAATCTCATCAGACTTTGGGAGCATCTGAGTCACTTCCACTAGGGTCTCCAAAGTGGTTAATGGTTGGGCAAATAAATGTGTCTTACATGCCACTTGCAGGTTCTTGATGATTGTTTTCACTTGTTTTCTCTCCGTAGGACGATCCCACATTAGTGCGCCCTTTCTTCTAAACTTTATCAAATACTGGATAAATCCTTCATTAGGGTCTTGTTTTGTAGTCTCGATCAAGATTTCTACGGGTGAGTTCCATCTCAGTGTTATGAATATTGGCTCTTAATTAAAGGCCTTCAACATGTCTTTTCAAGTATGAGTTTGGAAAGAGTCTAGGGACTTGGCAATCTCAAAGCTGGCCCAGTCAAGGTCATTTGGAAAGCTTAGCTTATAATCATCATCTAGCCAATATATGCCCTAAGCTGGGCACTCTCCAGTTCCATCAAAATTTTTAGACTTCCACTTGAACCGGTTAGACAACTTTGCCTCGAGGAAGAAATACAGACCttcaaaattcaattatttGGTCTTCAACCCCCTAGAAAATTTTCAAAGCTATGTTCCaacttttctatcttttccCTCAGCACCCAAGTCTCCGTTGATTCAGTGGATATTGTGTCCTGAAGTGGTTAGGACAGGTAATGCATTAATTTCAACCTcaataattttttcttctcaaattttAGGTCCTGAACTTTTTGTTAATCGTAAAATGAGTATAATTCTAAAAGCCGTTAGTGCAATTGCATGACTTCTCACCATTGTTGTCTTGTGTGCTTgatttctctttctatttgtttttttttgcaaaatcgTCATTCTATtgcgttgtttttctaacaagcAGCTGATTTATGCTTGTTATAATTTGATATCGGACAATTCAACCAGGGTACAAATTACAATTTTATGGACATGAAATGGATGGCAAAGATAGGTTCGGACAACTGGGATGGCAAAATCGTGGCCTTGCAAAAATAGAGACCTAGTACTACTTCCATTTAGGGCTGATTATTTGGTTATTTCTGAATTGCAATGATCACTATATGGTATGGCTTTGTTCATCAATTTCACGGGACAGAGACCTAGTACTTCTTCCATTTAGGGCTGTGTACTACTTTGTAAGAAATTGACAATTTTCATATTCACTTCCTTTTCCTCTGAAATAGAAAAGGATAGGAACAAAGCCATACCATAAAGTGAAATCAAACTGCAACCCTATGTACATCATAGACCAATTTTGTTTGGCTTAATTCACAAGTGAAAAGATTTTGAACCCTCGAGTATTAGAGATTtctttaaaatccaaaatcttgacctttcttggaGTTGCCCAATGTTTATGGATTGGGTGTTTATTATGGTCTATGTTGTAAATGTCATTACAGTGGCTAGTTCGGtttgtttccaaaaaaataacaattttgattgattttttttttttttttttttgagggggggggggggggcggtgtTCTTGGTTCACCAACTATAGGGTAGCATGCCCATGTGGATCACTCACAGAGGGGCCTGCAACCTTAAATGCTTGTACTCAGACCAACTATAGGGTAGCATGCCCATGTGGATCGATCACTGCATGTACCACATGTAGAGTGGTCTGCAACCTTAAATACTTGAACTCAGACCAACTATAGGGTAGCATGCCTATGTGGATCACTGCATGTAGAGGGGCCTGCAACCTAAAACACTTGAATTCAGACCAACTATAGGGTAGCATTGCCATGTGGATCACTGCATGTGGTACACGTAGAGgaatttttatgggaaaattacatgattagctatttttgggttttcatttacaaaactattCACtcttatgtttgagttaataaaaaatagacaaaaacaagttaaggtttacaaaactggacaaaataatgtctctccctcccacctttatttttttagacatttttacccctgtcattgcctttTCACCCAGGCATCCTCCATTCCTTGCAACCCTACCTTTGTCCTAGCCATCGTCATTCTCTGCTACCCTAAgtaacaaagggaaaaaaaagagattttttcagaggggaagggccaaggaaggaaggagagtcactgttttgtctagttttgtaaaactaaacttgtttttgtctatttttgttaagtcaaacatagggtggatagttttgtaaatgaaaacccaaaagtagttaatcatgtaattttctcaatttttatccgctgttgtAACTGGAGCACTGCTGTGCaaatcgtgcggcgcagcagcacccatgtgtgcacaatggGCCCCATTATGCGCACATGGCcactgctgcaccgcacgatgcgcacaacagcgctccagttacagcagcagataaaggTCCCAAAGAACTCAGACCAACTATAGGGTAGCATGCCCATGTGGAACATGCAGGGGGGCTGCAACCTTAAATATTTGAATTCAGACCACAATATTGGTTTTTCAATTTGATTATATTGATATTaagtatatttttttatttatatgtaCACTAGTACTAGTGTAGGGTCTTTTtagtatcattttttatttttatttttctgataatttatcatttattcCTATGTTTGTATCATTCTTTAAActtatatttatttaaaataaatgaaaaaaccccccaaaaatcATAATGGATTATGGTTAAAAAAACACTTTTACTTATTTTTGCGCTCAAGTTTAATGAGCAAGTGCTCATAGGACCCAAAAtgaaggggtaaaatagtcatttacTTTATAATTAGAAAGACAAGCTCTCctcgcctcttcttcttcttcttcttcttgcaaaccCCTCGTCCAAGCCCATGCCATGCTTCCCCACCTTCCTCTGTAGCTGCACCCCACACTGCTCCCTGTCATTTTCACGCACCCATGTACCTCACACCCCAGCATCCCTGTCATTTATCCCAGACAACTCCACCCTACCCTATCCATTTCTCTTTCGCCGAGACAGATAGGCGTCAATCGATGAAGTTCTGGTCTTCCTTCGCTGCCATGGTTAGAATCCAGGGCCTTGTAAAGTCTCTctcttcaccccccccccctcttctctattctcttAATTTGtaattctttaattttcttctttctttcgatatTTTGCATTTTAATCCTTAATCAATTTCAGGAGCCATTAGGTTTGCGAAGATTTGCCTTCCACCTGAAATCTACTGAATATGAACATCTAGCTATGAGAACTAAAACATTCCCATCTCCATAGTATATACAAGTGTTCTTTAGATTTTTCTAGTTTCTAGAGGTTTCTGTACAAGTATCTAGACTCCCTACACAAATGGTTCCAAAACCTAAAAGATCAATAGGATCTTACTTAGCCCAATAGCCTATGTCTATAGGCTAGTGGCCTTGGCCCGTGGGACTCAGTGGCGGGCTATGACATAAAGGGGTCAATCGGGACGGTTTTGAGTAAGGTTCTGGCCCGAGTCATATTTATTAACGGTTCTAAAATAGGGATCCGATCCCATTTATTAATGGGCTAATCTTATTCTTGAACAGTTCTGGTGTTCTATAATgttcaaattttcaaaataccTTCTTAGACATGGAAATAATCGAATACTAAGTCCATACAAACACTCAAATATCCATaccaaatatttttaaaaaaaatatcttcattCCTACTCATATAAATAAGTCAAAAATTCCACTCTCCCAAATtatccaaaccaaatcaaatttcaaatcacTCAAataaatatcttctataatgacATAATCCTTAAAATTAAGCTTATATATTCATTTTAAATGGGTCCATTGGTTCCAGTTCGAGAGGGTTCTCTATTGGTCTGTTAGGTTTTAGAATCATTGGAAAACCTGTCTCAGAACTGTTGTGTTCTATTTATTAATCAATTCTAAAATAAAATCTCAGAACCATCTCATTTATTAATGGAACGATCTAGTTCTGAATTATAATGGGTTCTACGATTGTTCTTGGTTTCAATCCCAATGTGACATCTTTACTTTTAGCCCCAAATGTTTATAGGGTAAAAAAACGTTGTCTAGTTGTGTGGCTCTTATATTCAGACACAGATACCATCCTACCCCTTgtaaagcaaaacaaaaaatcacatccatgttgatgccctttcTGTGCTCTCATTGGTTCATGTGCTGGTGCAAGGGCTAGGCAACCAAGCAGCGATCTCTTACCCATATTTTTTATAGGAAAATTTACATCTACTACCCCTAGGATTTCAAACAATTATGTCTACCACTCttgaaattcaaaaattatttatgTACCCTTGAGTACTAACCCTGTTAATTTTGAAAGGAAATGATAATATTGCCCTTTCTTATTTCATAAAGAAATAAACCCACTGCACCCACCCTTGTTACTGCTCATCTTCAAGGTCTCCAAGCAGGTTCGCCCTGACATCACAGTCCCTGCTCTGCATCGCTCAGTCCTTAACAAAAGGGGAATTCCCAAAATTTAAGAATCTTAACTGACAGAAAAACCAATCCTTTAAGTACCAAATCAAATGAAACAAATTTGATATAGTTAGAATCGTTTTTTAACAGAAGCGATGAAACAAATCACACTTTAAAGTAGATTGCATCTCGTTAGAAACATTATTTTACTAGTTATCCACATAATTATATTTACTTAATTACATAAAAAGATACCCATCTCTGCATCTCAAAGTTGAACAGAGAGGTAGGTCatccaaaaagagagaaaactgAATATTTACAGAACCCTCTGTGAGATTTAggaaccccaaaaaataaaccCAACTCTGCAACCCACCAAGAATCCCTCTGAAAGAAAATTGGCCATGATTTGAGCGAATTCTGCTGAAGATGGGTTTTATCGGAAATCCGTTTTGCCTCATCTCctccattctcttcttcattgcaggttttgggttctTTCCATCTGTAAAAACTGCTTCAGATACCTACACTTTGGTTTACAAGGGTTGTTCAAGCCAGTCATTCTCAAACTCCAGTTACTCACAAGCCCTATCTTAACTTTTCGCTTCTTTAACCACCCAAGAGAATGAAACCTCTccctaagaagaagaagatgatgatgatgatgatgatgatgatgaagaacagaagtagaagaggaaaaATAGAGGTAGAAAATGGATTTGGCCTTAAAATTTACCCACGgtcagaagaagaaaacagaggTAGAATAGGAAAAACTGAGGGACAAAATGGGTTTGGCCTTAAAATCTACCCATGGTCAGAAGAAGATTACCTTATGCTAGAAACAGGTCGCCAGAGCTACAATGGTCGCTGGAAATGCAAGGGACGTCAATTGGAGCTGCAATTGTCGCCGGAGGTGCAAGGGACGCGTCGGCAAGTTGCTCCAGGTACAGGATATGCAACGGTAACAGGGGGTGAAGTATGAGTAGACCCAGGGTTAGTTtggagattaaaaaaattactaCGGTAGGATATatttgtaagaatctttcaaaatatagGAGAGGTTTATGAAATAGATAAAATTTCAGGGGTGATAGATGTTATTGTTTGAAACCCCAAGGATGATAAAcgtaaatttcctttttttatattCTGGGACGGTTGTATTCCGGTTTCGGTCCCAAATTGAAGTACTTACTTTAAACCcgatttttttaataataatatccGTCGCTGCTCCCAAACCGGTCTAACCAGCTTTCAACAGACCGGACCACTGGTGTTCAGAAATTCAAAACCGGAGGACTTTGCTCTTCACCTCCACTGAGCTCGTTTAGGGTTTTCTCTTCTGTGAGATTTTCTGCCTTCTAATTCTCCAGTCTTCGCAGAAGAGGTTTTCGAGGGTTCTCCTCCTCaagtactctctctcttttaattatttctaTTCTAGTTATTTTTCAATCACGACTTTCTGCTTCTCTCCCTGTCTGAAATTGTATAAGTCTTTCTGTTTCTACCATGATCTTATAAAGAACTACtgcacttttttgttttgtttttttaggggtggggggtggatatgagtttttttattttattttaaatatcaTCCATTTGACTTAAAAGTGGGAAATTTTGAACTCTCAGAAGTCAGAAGAAAAGCAAGATACTAACTGAGATGGGTTTTCATAAATATGTTTTgtctcatttcattttttttctttttctttttgttgaagTGGGTTTCAGTTTCTTTGAGATCCATTATCTGAATTTTATGCTTCCTTCTGTTCTTGTGATGAGTaactttagtttattttttctttgcaaAATACAATTTCCTTTACTTCACACATTCTTTTAATTCACAATTTAAAAATGCAAACCAAAACGATATTGATGATCTGAATATGTCCTACACTTAACTCATTTCGGGTTAATGTCTTTCACCCAGATAAGTCCCTTGCTAGTTTTCGAATTGTTCAATGTAATTTGAATTTACTGCTACTAGATTTGTGCAAATTTGATTGCGAGCTAGAAATTTTCTAGTTATTGTTTGAAGTCTGAACCAGTTGTTTTACATTTTGTCAGATATTTTTGGCACTGCAACAGGTTTATTGAAAGGAAGATAGATGTTTGGACAGGATAGTGAtgaaatttttgggaaaaacagGCCTGAAGATGTGTGCTGGCTTTATTCCCTATCCGATTCCGAGCTTGTACGTGGAAACTTCCTCTTTATTTCTGCAGATATGCATTTTGCTTTTTCATGTTGGATATAGTACTTATTCCCAGTAAATAGTAgacatctctctttctctctctctctctctccccgttatggaaaatatatatttaacttGAGATACTCTGAATGTACTATCGGGGACTGAACTATTTCTTCATCGTATTGAGCATTTAATACTCTGAATATTCTGTTAAAGATGACAATAAGCTTGTTTCTTCCTCTATGTGTTGAAGTTGGAATGCCAAACTTGCAGTTGAGGATGACAAGGAGCTGGAATAGTTCTTCATATTGTCTTAACATGCCTTGAATGTGAATGATGTGTGATGGTTTTAAGATCCTGCTTTGTGGGTAATGGGACCAAGGGAAGTTGGTGGGGTGACcattatgaaaattttaaatgctTGTTTAATTCAGTAAGatcaatcaataaaaaaaaggaataaacaTAAACTGAACAATAAATTTAGGTCAAGCTCAGAAGTTAATAATTTAATATTTGAGGCATCAACAACAAAGTGTAGAAAGGTATGAACAGGAAAATTAAAGGAAATTAATCAACTGTACTCCTAATCGAGTTGAACTTTAACTGTAAGAATTGTTGGGTGAAATAAGGGTGATATTTGCAGGAAACCCTGTTTCTCTCATAAAATAGAGGTTGTGATTTGCATTGGTGGGTTTTATACTGAGACCATATATAGATCGTCTTTGTTTCCTACTGCTGACTAAAAACTAAGCAACCTTTTAGTTATTGCTTAATTTCTTGTGCATGGTGGGCTCAATTCTACATGTCATATAATTTGAATTGTGAgcaaaaattttttatttttattctgcCCTCTTTCTAAGTGGTTTGTTTATGTATTCCCTTTATGTTTGATGTTTCACAATGCCTTGAGTGGCCTTAtgacttaaaaaaataaattttttgacAGGACTTGCTGATTAGCTTAAAAATGTTGGCCATTCATCGTGCAAAAATTATTGGGCATGAGGATCTAGCCGATAAATTTGATCTCAAAATGCTTCGGGCTCTTGGTATGTATTACTTCTCATGTCTTTAGTGTCCATTTATCTGAAGCTTTCTGGTGGGCCTAAAATATTTCTGAACAACAAACTACTGCTTAATATCTGTTTGTTCAGTATCTTCAGGAACCTAAATTGATTTGTGAGATATCAGTTCATTCAGCTCTTTTTAAATCCCACTCCAACAGCAGTGATGATGACTTTTGATCATCTTAAAAGATAACTAggaaataataaaattcaaggATTAAACAGATTGTGCAGAGTAGTTTACTGAGTCATCTTGTACTTGTTCCCGGTAGTTTTGAGTTGGGATTCTTTTAGATAGGATGGTACCTGTGATGTTGTCCTTGTCAGACCATGTTTATCAATCACTCTTAAACGTATTGAATCTGAAGATTCACCATTCACCAGTATCTGTCCTAATCGTATGCAGCCCcttatgttttcctttttttgtcttttcattgGTCTGAGCTAGGTGAGTCCTAAAGCAGGGATGGTTTCCAAGCAACatcttaatttatttatttatggaaaaATTTGTCTTGACTGCATATTTTAAAGAGTATGTTGTTCCTGCTGATGTTGAATGACATGGCTCTAAATTGAGAAATCTTTCAATTTGGAAAACCTGCTGTAGATTTGATCCAAAGAGATAACAAGAAAGTAGTACTCATACAATCTGTTGTTTATATTCCGTGCAATTTCATAGTAACAAAGGAACTCTTAGTAATGTATGGTTTTTCATCAACCAGTTTATTTGTGATATTCAAGAGTTGAGATCATGTTTGAAAAGGTTTGTTGTACATTTACTTCTGATCAACAGTCAGCTAGAAATGCTTTGGtaattatttcatttggtgttattatcaaaaaatgcaaaatcaagCAAGAAAGTGACATACTGATACACTAAGGTACCTTTACCCTTCATTTTACCCTAGGTTGGGTATAAGTTTGGAATATGTGAAAGATCCTCCAAATTattacccttttatttttatttttattttatgggttaGTGGGTTACATACTATTACTTGCACTTGTTTttgtaaatattattattacCTCTTGGAATGTTTAAAGGATCCAATGACAGATGATTGGATAACCTTTTGAGCCCATTTACACTATCTTTGCTTTCAAATAAGTTacttattttgttttgaaagaaCTGAAGTTTAACTAAAATTTGTGAGATTTCTATTTCTAAGCTATTTTTGGTCTTCAACTTTTTCATTGCTGAgtactcaatttttttttttctcgttaCTGAAATTCTTCTTGAGTTTTTGATTGGTGGATTATAGTTTTTAAATCTTATATGTTGCAATTATGACATAATATATGTTACACGGATGCTTCAAAGTATGTGCTGCACCTGTGGCATACCCCTGTGCAACATTTCTTATGAGCCAGTGAGAATTCATGAATGGGATCTTTGCTGCACCCAAGTTGTATCCTTTACCCTGTCCGAGTGTCATATCATCTAACTATGTGTATTTATTGTCTGTTTTTCATCTCTTGGCATTTTTACAGGTTATATCTTGATGGAATATCTAAATGGATGTTGTAAGAATTCATCAGCTACTTCGTCCCTGACCAAGTCCTCAGCATTATTAGATGGCTCCAAATTATTAATGAATCTTAAGGACAGCTTTGCTTTTGTGAAAAGTGAAGACATAAGGGCATCAATTGATACAAACTCAAGAAAAAGAACAATAGAAAGGTTAGTACAAGCAGTGGTTTGTTGCATCATCAGTGTTATTTTCTGGGCATGGCTGATCAAGTAAGTGATCCCAACTTGAGTTATTAATTTTTGGGCAATGGTTTCCTGGAAAGCACACCCAACAAAGCCTTCTTGTTTTGCTCTGAAGTCTACAACATGCTAGAATGGAGACCTTGGGTCCCCCATGAGTGAAGCTGTAAATCTATTTAATAGTTCTTGTTTTTTACAATATGGTTGTAAAAAATCAGATATCTGAAAGTATGGGGAAAATGGAATACATGATGGTAAATGAAAAGttttttctgaaatttgtcACATGGCCAGTCCCGAGCACACCCTATCTATGAATGATGAATTGTCAATCACCCTTCGACAAGGCATTAAGTGGGTTCTCTAAAGAACCTTTTTGccttcaatttttattattttctttgggGGATTGGGGGTTGGTGGTGTTATGTTGCCAATACACCAAGCCTTAACATGCTGTGGTCTTGAACTGTTTCAGACACATTTGAGGACTTTCTGCAGGCATTGGTAACTGTTTATGTTAGAACATAACTTGGGGTACGAAAGTGTATTAAGTAACAAAAAACCGGAATTTCTTCTCACTTCTGATTGAATTCTTCTGACAAAACACTCCCAATGACATTTTGCCCTCCTGGCTGGTTGACACTAAACAtcataaaccaaaaccaaaatcataTCTTGATGTTGTTTCATATGATCCCCAGTCCTATCAGGGCTGGTTTAGCTGGGTAGTGCTAGATCTATTTTTGGGCTCTCTGAGGAAAtgttgttttattttgagtAAAAAAGGTCCTGACATCTGGCTATTTTCTGTGCAGACCTCAAGACGAAAAAGTTCTTGGTCGTACGAAGAAACAGAAAACTGAGAGATCATAACATTTTAGTCTGCTTAAAATGTTATCCTACTGAGATGAATGAGCTTGGACAGTCATCCTTTGTTGTGGCAAGATGCAATGGTACATTGGCTTAGCATCTTTGTCCGTTGGAACAGAAAATCTCACATCAGATAAGAGACATTTGAAGCCATTTTGTTATCTTTAATGCATCCAATCCGGTTGGTTCGATAGGTGATCATTTGCAGTCTGTTAATGTTTTATTGCATTGCTCTTGGACCTGCAAAGTTATGGAGGGATGCTTATGCCCGAAAATTTGCTTGCATTTTcttttaagggaaaaggaaagctgCTTGGTCGCGTGGTTCCGGTACTGAGACACAGGAGCGTGCAAAATGCCGTTCATTCCCTAGTGAAATTAAAATTCTCATCCACACAAATGCCCgtgtgtgtgctctcattggcccccactcTGGTTCAGGGGCTACACAACCAAGCAGCGATCTCTTACCCTTCTTGAAAATAGATTTTCTACATGTTGACCAGCTAATTACATTGTTGCCATACTTTTGCTTACATGTGGACCAACATTGTCAATACACAAACTacctttttttatgaaaaaaaaaatagaattagttgaaatgaaaattacaaCCATCGTCCATT
This window encodes:
- the LOC122652018 gene encoding uncharacterized protein LOC122652018 — protein: MFGQDSDEIFGKNRPEDVCWLYSLSDSELDLLISLKMLAIHRAKIIGHEDLADKFDLKMLRALGYILMEYLNGCCKNSSATSSLTKSSALLDGSKLLMNLKDSFAFVKSEDIRASIDTNSRKRTIERPQDEKVLGRTKKQKTERS